The stretch of DNA GGATGGAAGACAGAGAGATACGCCCTAATCATGTCGGTCAGTAGAAGTCTGGGCTGTCCAGCAGCCAGTTCATACCTGAAGCCATAGACTAAAGAAAGTCCGTCAGTAAGTGGTTACACAGGGGGCGTGGGGGGAAAACAACACGTACTTGTCTGCAAACCAGCCAAAGCCGCAGAGGACAAACAGCTGCCAGTTGTATTTTCCCATTCCGATATCCTGTATAGCCTTGTTGATGAGTTTCGATTTGACTGCTGCGCGTCAGCGCAGCTCAACCAAACCACATCTCGACAAGCCGAGGCGCGCAGTCAGCCAGCCGCTCAGTCAAGACTTACTCTCATATTCAGTCCATTGACCCTGGCGGCCCTGTCGCATTTCCTGGCGCAGACCCTCGATTGTGTACTCGGCAGCGTCCATCATGAGCATGCCGTGCGCCTCgctgtcctcctccttgccgtgGTCCTCGCAATCGGTGGCATCATGGCGCGGCTCGAACTCTGTGCGTCCTATCCGGGCAGAGTGACTGTGATGGTGCGCCTCTTCAAGAGGGATCAGGACGCCAATGTAATCGTGGACCGACTCGGTTCGGCCCAGACCCAGGCGCCACGAGAGCCTCATGATGTCTGTTCCGTGAGACCTGTGGAATAAGCCAAGAGGATGTCGTTGAGAGCCAATTCATGGAAATGCTTATGAGCCAATGTGGAAGTGAATGCTACGGGCAAATGAAGTATGCCGATCACTGTGGTCTGCGGTTGTAGAACAGGGGCACGAAGTCGTAAAGCTGATGAGGCGAGTCTGGCGCAAACCAATGTGCGAGCCAACGGTGATGGCCGCGTCCGGGTGAAAGAAGGAGAGTACAAGACCAGACGACAAGAAAAACAGAACAGTACGACGTCTTGAACGACGCCAGAACGAGTGTGAGGAAGAGAAGTAGACGAGGACAAGTTGCCGATCGAGGTGATGGCGGCTGAAAGGTGGCAGAAGGACGGCCAAGACCTGCATACCATGGAAGTCACTACGTATTCCCATGCTACAGCCCGAAAGTCCGCTGGGCGTTTGCGACGACCCGACGTCAGTGGGCCAGCGGAGACTTGGCAGGCGCCTCCTCGCGTCGCTGCAGAACCTTGGAAGTAACCTTGGAACAGTGCGGTGCCTTGCCCACCTCAGTGGTCGCCCATCAGCAGTGCAATAGGGCAATGGGGGCTGTCAGGCTTCTAAATCTAGGGGGCGCGCGTCGCCCTGGCCATTCAtcgatccatccatccgcatAGTGCCTGCAGTGCTGCCGGTTCAGGAGTCGAGTCCCCAAAAAAAAGCTCCAGTGCGTGCGTATAACGTCTCCACCCATCCACACCTGCCACGCGTGCCCGTACCTGTGCTGCCGTCGGgtcgggcgtcgaggtgcccGCTCTTCAATGGCTGACGTGAGCCCAGCGCTGAAAACGGCCCTCTGCGACCGCCAACCTGCTCTCTGTTTAGGTAGCGATACGAACTACACCAGCCCTTGGAGCTACGTCTACATCCGGCGGCTGCCTCGTCAAGCAAAAAgaccagctgcagctccgcGTCGAAGAGTACCTAGCTTCGCCATCCTGGCCGCCAAGCTATGTTCGTGCAAAGTTGTCGCCCGATCCTGtgctgccggcgccttcTCAAACAATACCCGGCTGGGTGCGTACGTAATGTGCGCTGCAGGGCGTCCTGGGCGAGAAGTCTCGTGCCATGCCAAGAGTCCGGCCCAACTTCCAGGACATTGCTTAACAGGACTCAGGTCACTGCTCGCTCGCAGTCTAAACCGAGATGTGAATCGTTTCAATTGCAATCTGGCACAAGATGCCACCCTGCTCCGTCCATATGTCCGTTGTGACAGTCTTCCGACTCAGTTATGTCGCGTCTTATCATGTCCTTCGCCCCAACTCAACTAGCTAGGGATTCTGTACGCTCATGTCGAAAGTGCTACACAACAGCACTAAGCTAGTCGCTCAAACGCCCAAACTCCATGAAATGCAGTGATCCGCAGAACCGTCAACggtccttcttggccttggttTTGCGGGCGCGCttcgccgtcttcttgacAGGCTGGAGAGATTTCtagtcctcctcgtcgctggtCGCCTCGATGTTGGCCTTGGACCTCTTGGACTTTTCCTTCTTCGGCTTCACGGTATCCGCGACAACCGCACCGTCGAGACCGGCGACATCTTGGCCCATTGTTCGCAAGACCTCGTTGATAGCGGGAGCTGCCTTGAGCAATGCCGTGTACTGTTCGATCGAGAGGGAGATTCCCTGTTACGGCGGTCAGTTCTGTCTCTTCGTTCCGTGTGGTTGGAGCGCTCGAGCAATGCACACCTTCTTTCCGGGCAGCATCTTGCTGTCTTTTTCGTAGTATTCGCGGATGTTAACCAGACACATGTTCTTGAACTGCGAAATGCCGACCCGGCGCTTGCTCgagagctgcagcgcgtcaATCACGGCGGCCAAATATGGCAGAGGGACTCTCAGCGGAACAAACAAACCTCCCAGAAGGGGTTTCCTTCGTCGTCCCGGCCGTCAGGCGCGTTGGCCGACACGGCattcttgttcttcttgctGGCCTTgggcgcctcgacggcgtcgccatcgtccgaGTTGATGACGAAACTCGCGCTGCGCTTCTTGGACGACATCTTGATGATGCTCGGTCGAATTTCTGCGCGGGCTGCGATATTGTGTGCTGCGAGAAGCCGTGACGCAGCAGAGTGGAGTCGTTGTAGATGGCAACTGCGACTGGAGACGCGTCGCTGGATACCAGTGGGCTGAAGCGTGCCGGCCGGCGAACAGCTGCGACGCCAACTCACGTGATGGCGCTGTAACTCGTCTGGGGCCTGCAAGTGCAACGAACACCGCCTTAGGTTTGCGCTGATGTGTGATCAAGCGGCGGCTGACATGCTGAAGACTGGTACATGTTCAGGACTTGCGCCCACCTGCCAATTGTCCTGTCATTTCTGAATGGCAGCTCTTGACTCGGGACATCTCCTGAGCTGCGAACCATTCATCAGCGTAAATCTCGTGTTGGATGATGAGCAGGCCATTTGATGGGGTCGTGGCGTCGACCGGGGGCGGGTTGACAGGGCACTGCCGCTCCAAAATTAGTGATCTCTCTGGCCCGGatccgccccgccccccctgACGTGCTGTTCCCAGTACCTTGGGATTTGCTGTCGAACCAAACCTGGCGGGGAGCGTCACCACCTGCAGTTTTGCAAACTCCAGCATCGCTGGCTCTCTCGTTGCAGGTCCATCTGGCGCCGAAttatcgccgccgcccagcgtctAGGCTGCAGCCGGACATGCCGTTCGATTTATACGAAGTACCGACACGCTCGCCTTCAGGTTttgccgtcgaggcgccgccggactACCGCTGCCAATGGCGTCCACCAACCCGGATGATGACGCGCAATTCCAGGGCAGtcggcccccgtcgccaacctcgcctcgagcgacgacgctgaATACTCCGGCGACTCAGCCTCGCGACGATGAAACGAGCCTCCCGTCCGCGGACGAGTCGCGCCCGACCCAAGCACGCGACCTAGCCACCAAGGCCCTTGGCTTCATCTCGACCGCGACACCCTCGaccctcgccggcatcgccgtggccTTTTCGGGCATCACCTACGCCATCCTCGGTAGAGTGGGCCTCCTGATTAtcggagccgtcggcggcgttgtcgcgTTCGTCTCGCTCGAAGCCAGGAACCCGGATATTGCGCGCGCCGTTCGCGGTGAGAAGGGCCCTGAGGTACTAGACAGAATTTGGCTCGACCTCCAGCGGGCCAGGCCTCAGCAAGAAAAGGATGCCGGGGATGAGGgcaacgacgatgatgtgCTCAAGGCGTTTGAAGACTTCCGACCTGAGACACGGGAGACCCTAGGAGGGCTGGTCGACGCCGTGATCCGGGACTATGTCAAGTGGTGGTACAGCCCTATCGTCCCATCGGACCATGCCTTCCCCCTTGCGTGTCGAAAGACTCTCAACTCATACCTCCTGGCTATATCGAATCGAATGTCGAGAAAacggcccgccgacgccttccTGGACCTTCTCACCAACTGCtcgtccatcatcatcgtcctcatGTccgagctcgcggcggctTTTGCAGACTTGCCGCCAGAGACCAATATGACAGCGGCAGACGCTGTGTATAATTACTTGGCATCCAACCCAGATTCTCGTCTGGCCAACTTGCTGAatcagcggcagcaggccgcAAAGTTCAAGATGGTCGCCGAGGACTTGCTTGGGTTTTTGGATGAGGGCTCGCAAAAGTGTGATCCTGCTCGCGTCTTTCTCCGGGAGATTTTGGCCAACTCGGTCCTCGAGACCACCCTCCAAACGTGCAGCAAAGCGGAGTGGATTAACGGATGGATCGTATATCTGCTCGAAGCCGGAGAGCCGGATCTGAACCAAGCCATTGATGTTGGCATGCAGACCGGCCGCGATGCTGTTAACAACGTTTTTGTGGATATGGATGGAAACGTCGGCAACGTAGGGATCGCGAAGCCCGGGCGTCCAAGCGCCGAAACGGATCGCAATCGCCGGAAAGAATCTCTTGGCCACAGGAAAAAACTcagcaaggccgacgagaagctcgaggtggCAATGGATGAAATGAAACGAATGAATAACATGATTGCACACGACAACTCGGCGAGAAAAGGGTCCGTCTCACAAGAGTCCCCAACACGGCAGCATCGCAGCAAGGAGCCGGCCGGTGGCGTGCCGGAACCGCATACGAAGGAGGCGACTGTGACTGAGGTGTCACCGACCTCTGGCCAGTTTGGCAAGGCTCCTCGGCGTACATCGTCGGACGGGTCATCGTCCAAGGACGAAGTGGAAAACACGCCCGTCACGCCTCGATCGACGATGGGTTCTTCGAGTCATAACTCGTCGCCCCAGCGATCAAGTGGTCAGCAGTTTACCAGCTTCGATCAAATCGTTCCTGAGGCGCAGGGCGACAGCGCCGAAGACGACCCGCCGAAGAAGGCGCCGTTGACGCTGCACAATGCTACATTTACTCttcacgacgacgccacggGAGACGCGAGCAAGATTCGGAACAAACCGAACTGGGACTATCTCATCCAAGTAGAACCGTCGTCTACGGCGTACCCTGGGTGGATGATTGTACGGAGATACTCTGACTTTGTAACCCTGCACGAGATTCTACGGCGGATCGCTCAAATCTCTGGCGCCACGGCTTTCACCGAGCTGCACAAAGAGCTACCGAGCTGGAAGATACACACACGCGAATCTCTCCGCGGGGAGCTGGAGAGATACTTGCGAGACGCATGTTGGTATGCGTCGCTCGCGGAAAGCGAAGGGATGAAGCGGTTCTTGGAAAAGTCCCAAGGCCACACGCATGGCAACTCGAAGTCGTTTGGCTGGGAGACGGTAGGCAAGAACATGCTCGACGTGCTCACCACGGCGCCCAAGGGGGCCGTggagggcggcaagacgtTTGTCGGCAACGTGAGCGGTGTCTTTGGCAACCTGCCAGGGCTGAATAGGAGGTCGACGAACCAGTCGGTGGACCTGGGCCTAACGCCAAGCTCCAGCCGCCTCTCCATCTCAGGCCCATCACCAGTGGCCAGCGGAAGATCGCCAGCGCGGTCGGAGCGCGCCAGCTTGGACAGTCAACGGTCTTCGGTCATCTCGACGCAGCCCGGCAAGGTGCCGCCGATGGAAAGGCACATGAGCTTCCAATCCCTGGCAGACGCGGACGGGGAGAGGGTCGGGCGACCGGAGCGGATGGAGTCGGGGTCAGCGTCTGCCAGTGCTCGACCTAGCAGGGAGCACAGCCGGGCGTCGAGCCTTGCCGCGCttcgctcgccctcgactgTCAGCCTCGACTTTATcaagctgccgccaccgccggacGAGATGACCTCGGATTACGAGGCATCTGTCAATGGCGAGGAGTCACCGGGCAAGGCaggagacggcgcggcgacgacgcaccaGGCCCCCCGCCACAGTATGCAAGGCGCAGGGAAtgcggcgccagcgacgtCAACACCATCAACGGCCGGGCCCAAAAAGAGCGTCGCGACCAAAGCGGCCAGGCAGTACTCGCAAATGTCGGAGGGCGAGACGCGGGTGGCAGTGGAGCTGCTAttcgccgtcatcaacgaGATGTACACGCTCTCTTCGGCGTGGAACATTCGGCGGACGCTGCTGACGGCAGCCAAGTCGTTCCTGCTGCGGCCTGGCAACCCGTCCCTGCTGACGGTGCAGTCGCTGATCCAGACGTCGGTATTGGACGCCAACACGTCGGACGCGGGGATCGCGGCATCGCTGCGCAAGCTGCGGGAGAACACGATGCCCACGGATCAGGAGCGTGCCGGGTGGCCGGCGGAGCTAACGGCCGACGAAAGGGAGAAGCTGGCGGTCCGGGCGCGCAAGCTGCTTATCCAGAGCGgagtgccggcggcgctgatggGGGTGATGggccaggcggcgacgggcgaggcccTGGGCCGGGTGTTTGACTGCCTGCAGATCGAGGAGGTGGCGAGGGGTCTGATCTTTGGGCTAatgctgcaggcggcgcggatTGTGACGCATTGATGAAGATGTACGGTCATCGGTCAGTCAGGCGCGAGCCGTccttggaggaggagggcgggtCGGACGCGGCATTGTCGGGAGTGTCGGAGCGAGTGACGTGTACGGATGTGGGTGAAAAGAAGAAGATTGCGGCGGGCCCCAAGGGGGGCTatcggcgggctcgtcgagtgTATGACTACCACGAAGCTGGAGTAGGGGACAGGGGTCATGACGGTATCACGAAACGTCTGTTCGCGACCGGGAAACAGAGCTCCCGGGAAGGCCCGCTCTTCCGGCGGGCACGCACAGATACCCGGCTTGGATGGAGACATGGCAAAGCGTTACGAACTCATACAGTTATACTCTTAGCTATTGTAATATAAGCAGGCAGAGCGCTGGTTGCTCGTTGAAGCCATCGAACAGGGGGCTCTGCTGTCGTCATGGTCGCGGCCCGGTGGAAACGGTCCCCTTTACATCAAACCTCCTCTTCTCTACCCATGCAAGGCATCGCTCCCCagggggcgcgggcgtgagACAGCACCCGCCTcgtgccgtcggccgtggctTCACCGAAGGAAGGGCTGTTGTTGCCTTTCCGTCCCTTGGCCAGGAtccgccgcgggggagggggtgaaGGGTAGCGGGATGCTTGCGTACcccagaagaagaaggccagaTGGAAGACTGGGATAAGACGACTGACTGACACCAACACACGGGGGAccagggatggatggatggatggatggatgggagaagaaggggaggCAGGGAGGTGTCCGGATCGGAGAACCTccgtacgtatgtatgtaggtaTGTATCTGCATCTCGGgacgagggaggaggaggaggccacATGGCAGGTGTCACGCGGGGAGCacgtagtggtggtggtggtggtggtgctgctgctgctggctgcgggcggcggcggttcgtCTGATGTGTGTGCTGCGAGGCTAGAGTCcacgatggatggatggcaggATGCGCGCGTGTGGATGTAAGAAAGAAGTGTGAGTGAGAGGTGTGGAGGGCGCATCTTGGTATGGCCGGCcggtccgcccgccgcggcgcgcgcgcgcgatcGATGGAAGGACGAAAGGACGGAAGGAGGCATGCACACCAAACTCTTGGCCAGGTACCTACTAAATTGGTAGATACATGTATGCACCTCCTTTGGGCAAGTAACAGCTGTGTGTTTACCTGACTGCAGCTTTTCGGCAGGCGGGGGTTGGGGTTTGGttgctcatcatcgtcgtcaccgccatgATGATTTTCACGTGTCAGGGCCCCCGTAGGCgggacacacacaccaccaccactaccaccaccaccaccatcatcaccacttACAAGACTGCACAAGCTCTCGATTCTACCAACACGGATGGACGGGCTTGTTGTCTTTGCCCCGCGTTTGGCTACACGTGGGGTGTGGGTGTGTACTGACGTTGGTTGATATGTAGAGTATATGTGCCTGCAGCTAGGTGCAgcagtgcagtgcagagTTCCTGCCCTCGTGCAGCATCACATGCCGCCCGGGCATACAAACAAAACAATAATCGCTATAGTACTGTGTCCATCTACTATCGACAACCACACATGCGGCGcatcatgcatgcatgcatgtactGTACGTATGCTGCTACGTACAGGCCTGCGCATGCAGAATCTGCACGGCAGGACCCCTCGAACCACACCGGCCGGCCATGCCATGCGGCCAAGTCATCCCATCTATCATGAattctttctttccttttcGCATCgtgccgctgcagccgcccgtggatgcgccccctcccccacgcTGCAGACACATGGCTTGTTGGCGCGCCCTGACATGATGCAGGAACCGACCAAGATCCATTATTAGCGGGAGGGCACACGCGGTTTTGTTATActtggtgtgtgtgtgtgtgtgcgtgttcATGCTGCTTCTTCCATGGTATGGAAAGTTCCAAGCTCGTCCGATCGTGAGCGACagccgcacgcacgcgctcACACgtgtacacacacacacacacacacacacacacatgcacacatACACACGGCTTCATTAGTGGACAAGGCTCGGTGCCAACCCGTGTCTGCAGCTACACTGCGGACTACTAGTAGCACAAGCTTTGACTACCGCTACAGCCGCTACCATCCCCATCTCCCATTTCCACTTCCTACTTTCCCGCCTTATCAACCCCCAGTCCCGAAAAGAAGGTAGCAGGCAGGTGGTCGGACAAATTACGTAGGCGCGGAGAAGGAGCaagagagagtgagagacagcccagcccagctcacaggggggacgacgacatgtcCGGTTTTCCCGCGTTTCGCTTTTCCCGCTAGCTGGCTATGAGGGAAGAGGACGCGAAACGTGCATCATTCCCAAGGGGACGAGGGGTTTATCCGCAGGCGTTGATATGGTTTTAGGATATACGgagtaagttagtagtagtTGGATAACGCATCATGGCCATCGTGTTATCATAGTATCGCCATGGATACCACACATATACAGTATATACCATGAGCATGCAGCCCGCGTGCGGTGGGGGTTTCCCCCGGATAAAGTCGAACGGGAGAAACCTTGCTCTCTCAAAcaatggggggggggggagggtgcTTGCACTATATTTTGTTCGGGAGAGCGGCGAACCAAACTTTGATGTGGATTCCAAGCTGGGCCCCGGGGGGGCGATGATGCATGCACCACCatcccccgtcccccccgtccttgtctcctcctcgaccaggcaggcgcgtgcgtgcgccgGTGGCTGCGGCTCCCCGAAACCCtgcgtcgcggcggaggcgatggcggcggcggacggaaacgaggtcctcgtctcatcatcgtcgtcgtcaactgATGGCCAAGTTTAGTACGTACTTTGAAATTCATACCTTAGTACCAAGTAAAAAAGATGCTGCTGTGCTAGGTAACAAGTTACTACGTTAGGGCTAACGAACTTGGGCCCACGGCATGCCATGTGGCCCTGCGGCCCCTCTCTttgtccgtctgtctgtctgatCCCAATCCATCCCActccctcctccagctcccccTTCCCAGTCCCAGTCCCAGTCCCAGTCCCAGTCCAGGGACGCCCCCTAGTCGCCCCGTCTCACCtcacgcccctcccctcccctccccgcacTGCTGCTCTCCGTCCCTCTCAAACAGGTCCCTCGTGTAAGACAGACCGCAACTACCGTCCGCAGCTGCGCCATGTGGCTTTC from Purpureocillium takamizusanense chromosome 6, complete sequence encodes:
- a CDS encoding uncharacterized protein (EggNog:ENOG503P6X1~COG:K), with protein sequence MSSKKRSASFVINSDDGDAVEAPKASKKNKNAVSANAPDGRDDEGNPFWELSSKRRVGISQFKNMCLVNIREYYEKDSKMLPGKKGISLSIEQYTALLKAAPAINEVLRTMGQDVAGLDGAVVADTVKPKKEKSKRSKANIEATSDEED
- a CDS encoding uncharacterized protein (COG:U~TransMembrane:3 (i60-80o86-107i222-246o)~EggNog:ENOG503NYKQ) codes for the protein MASTNPDDDAQFQGSRPPSPTSPRATTLNTPATQPRDDETSLPSADESRPTQARDLATKALGFISTATPSTLAGIAVAFSGITYAILGRVGLLIIGAVGGVVAFVSLEARNPDIARAVRGEKGPEVLDRIWLDLQRARPQQEKDAGDEGNDDDVLKAFEDFRPETRETLGGLVDAVIRDYVKWWYSPIVPSDHAFPLACRKTLNSYLLAISNRMSRKRPADAFLDLLTNCSSIIIVLMSELAAAFADLPPETNMTAADAVYNYLASNPDSRLANLLNQRQQAAKFKMVAEDLLGFLDEGSQKCDPARVFLREILANSVLETTLQTCSKAEWINGWIVYLLEAGEPDLNQAIDVGMQTGRDAVNNVFVDMDGNVGNVGIAKPGRPSAETDRNRRKESLGHRKKLSKADEKLEVAMDEMKRMNNMIAHDNSARKGSVSQESPTRQHRSKEPAGGVPEPHTKEATVTEVSPTSGQFGKAPRRTSSDGSSSKDEVENTPVTPRSTMGSSSHNSSPQRSSGQQFTSFDQIVPEAQGDSAEDDPPKKAPLTLHNATFTLHDDATGDASKIRNKPNWDYLIQVEPSSTAYPGWMIVRRYSDFVTLHEILRRIAQISGATAFTELHKELPSWKIHTRESLRGELERYLRDACWYASLAESEGMKRFLEKSQGHTHGNSKSFGWETVGKNMLDVLTTAPKGAVEGGKTFVGNVSGVFGNLPGLNRRSTNQSVDLGLTPSSSRLSISGPSPVASGRSPARSERASLDSQRSSVISTQPGKVPPMERHMSFQSLADADGERVGRPERMESGSASASARPSREHSRASSLAALRSPSTVSLDFIKLPPPPDEMTSDYEASVNGEESPGKAGDGAATTHQAPRHSMQGAGNAAPATSTPSTAGPKKSVATKAARQYSQMSEGETRVAVELLFAVINEMYTLSSAWNIRRTLLTAAKSFLLRPGNPSLLTVQSLIQTSVLDANTSDAGIAASLRKLRENTMPTDQERAGWPAELTADEREKLAVRARKLLIQSGVPAALMGVMGQAATGEALGRVFDCLQIEEVARGLIFGLMLQAARIVTH